ATCTGCTGTCGGGCCGGGCGGCTGGTGTAGCCCTCAATCTGGGCGTAATCAATGGCACTCATTCCCGCGATCAACTGGAAGCGCACCCACACGATTTACTGATTGGGTCATTGGCCGAATTGCCTGCTCTGATTGAGTCTCGAAAAGAAATGATTGAAGTATAGCGGAGGAACGTACGTCGATATATGCCTACTTACGACCTGATTATTGTTGGAGCCGGAGCGCTCGGGACATTTCATGCCTATCATGCGGCTAAATCCGGGCTGCGGGTTTTACTGCTCGAAAAAGATCGTTATCCTATTCAGGCTACTGTGCGGAATTTTGGGCAGGTGGTTCCCTCCGGGCTGGCTGGCCGATGGTTCGATTACGGGCGTCGGAGCCTGGAGATTTACCAGCGTATTCAGCAGGAAACCGACCTGACTGTTCGGGCCAATGGTACCATTTATATCGCGTCAGACAACGATGAGTGGACATTGGTAAATGAGTTGTGTGGCCGATACCAGCAGATTGGTTACCCTTGTTCATTACTGACCAAAGCAGAGTGCCTGGATAAATACCCTACCTTGCAGCCTGACTATGTAGTGGGCGGGTTATTTTTTCCCGGTGAGATGAGTGTGGAGCCGGAACAGATGATTCACCGACTCATTGCATATGTCCAGGAGAAACACGGTGTAGACTACCGACCGGGTTCGGCAGTTATTGATGTGCAGCCAGATGGGGGAGGGGCTACCGTAACCCTCAGTAACCGCCAGCGTTTTCAGGGAAATCGAGTACTCATTTGTGGAGGGCATGAAGTTCGTCTGTTGTATTCGGAAATTTTGGCTAAGGCCGGATTGGTTGTCAGTAAGCTACAAATGCTCCTGGCGGAACCGGTAGCTGGTCTTCAACTACCTGGCAATATCCTGACCGGATTGACCATTCGCCGGTATGAGTCATTTCAGGAATGTCCGTCGTATGTGGCTATCAAGACGCCCGATTCGCTGGCCGAACTGAAAAAATGGGGTATTCATATTCTGTTCAAGCAGGCTGCCGACGGTTCGATTATTGTGGGAGATTCGCACGAATATGCCAACGCTACCCAGGCCGAAGATCTGGGGTATCATACGCAGGATTATATCAACGACCTTATGCTGGCCGAAGCCCGGCGGATTGTTTCGTTTCCAATCGCCATAAAAAAGACCTGGGCCGGTTTTTATAGCCAGACTCCAGCCGAAATCTTTGAGTACGATGTTGATCCTACCATTCGGATCGTGACCGGTATAGGAGGGAAAGGCATGAGTTCGGGCGCGGGTTATGCCGAAGAAAGTATCCGTCAGTGGTTAGGTGTATACGTATAGAGGCTGTAAAATCGAAACATAACGATTTGGTAAAGTTGCCTTAATGTTCGGCTTATAGCGCGTTATCTTGTTGATAATGAAGTAAAATAGAGGTAATACTGGCGTAATAGCCGGATCATACTTTTGCGGAAAAGTACTTAAGCAATACTAACCTGCAAAAGCGTATGAAGCTTCTTTTACTGTCTTCAACGTCACTAACCGGCTCATTGCGACGCCTGCTGGTGACGTTTTTAGTTAGTGCGGTGCCAATCCTGTCGGTTTGGGCACAAACCGTTTCGGGACGAGTTACCTCGGCCGACGATAATCAACCCTTACCGGGTGTGTCGATTGTGGTTAAAGGCTCCTCCACGGGTACTACGTCCCGCGCCGATGGAACCTATTCGCTAAACGTACCAGTCAACGGTACGCTGACGTTTTCATTCATTGGCTATCAAACTCAGGAGCTTGCCGTTGGTAACCGCAGCACAATCGATGTGGCTATGGCCGTAGGTACGGCTACCCTGAGCGAAATAGTCGTAACGGCGCTGGGTATTAAGAAAGATATACGCCAGACGGGAGTAGCTATTCAGTCGGTCGATGGAGCACAACTGCTCAAAGCGCGTGAACCGAACCCGATCAACTCGCTGACCGGAAAAGTAGCGGGTTTAACCATCGGTGCTTCGTCGGAACTGCTGGGCCGCCCAAACATTTCGTTGCGGGGTAATTCCGATGTCCTGTTTGTGGTCGATGGTATTCCCATTACGTCCGATACCTGGAACATCAGTGCCGACGATATTGATACCTACACGGTGCTGAAAGGGGCTTCGGCATCTGCCCTGTATGGTTTCCGGGGTAAGAACGGGGCCATTCTGATTACCACCAAACGTGGTACGAAAGATAAGCGTGGTTTTTCGGTGGAAGTGAACACGAGCCAGATGTTCGATCAGGGATTCATTGCCATTCCGAAAGTGCAGGATGAGTACGGTCCTGGCGATCATGGGGTTTATGCCTTCGGCGATGGCAAAGGAAATGGCTTGAACGATGGCGACTACGACATCTGGGGACCTGCTCTGAATGGTCAGTTGATTCCACAGTATGACAGTCCGGTAGTACCCGGTCAAACGTTCACGACCAAGTTCCCGAATGGAGCCACGTTTACCAGCGACCGTCAGCCTACGCCATTTACTCCGCGCGGGAAAGACAACCTCCGTCGGTTCATCCAGACGGGTATCCTGTCGAACAATAACGTAGCGGTAGCCGCAACGGGCGAGAAATATGATATGCGCTTTTCGCTGTCGTATAATTACCAGCGTGGTCTGGTTCCGAATACCAAACTGAATGTGGCTAACTTTAACATTACGGGTGGGTACAACTTTTCGCCGAAGCTCCGTTTTGAAACCAGCCTGAACTACAATCGGCAGTTTACGCCCAACTTCCCCGATGTAAACTACGGTCCGAACTCGCTGATTTATAATATTATTGCCTGGGGCGGTGCCGACTGGAACATCGACGATATGAAGCAGATCTGGCAGCCGGGTAAGGAAGGAACGCAACAGATTTATGCCGAGTATCAGCGCTACAATAACCCTTGGTTCCTGGCAAAATACTGGTTGCGCGGTCACTACAACAACAACGTGTATGGTTATGCGTCACTACGGTATCAACTTACCGATGGGCTTCAACTAACGGCAAAAACCCAGTTGACAACCTACAACCTGCTTCGCACCGAAAAATTCCCGTACTCGGCTACCACCTATGGTCGTGAAGAAGCTCGGGGTGACTATCGTGAAGATCGTCGGGCGTTGTTCGATAACATCAACCAGGTGTTGCTTCAGTACAACAAAAAGGTAACGCCCGATCTGACCGTAAATGCACTGGCAGGGGGCGAAGCTCGGGTGTTTAACTACAATTCTGACTTTGCCAGCACCAACTACCTGAACGTTCCGGGGGTATACAACTTCGCCAACTCATCGAATGCGCTAATCGCCAATAACTTCCAGGCCGATATGCGGGTGTTGTCTGCTTATTATTCAGCCGACTTTACGTTCCGCGATTATGTAACGCTGACCACAACGGGCCGGATGGATAAACTTTCGACCCTGCCTAAAGGTAACAATGCGTACTTCTATCCGTCGGTAGCGCTGAGTACAGTTCTATCAGACTATATCAATCTGCCAACGAACCTGGGTATTTCATTCCTGAAACTACGGGCGTCGTATGCCAATGTAAAAGACGGTCTGACCCAGTCGACGATTGGTACAACACCGGGCGCTTCGTATCCGCTGGGCTATGGGGTTGACTACAGCTCCTCGTATGGTGGACCAACCTACCAGAACTCGGCGGTGTATTCGCTACCCCTTGTGTACAATAACAAACCGGCAGCCTATTATACCAATACGCTCAACAACCCGAACCTGAAGCCGAACTCCACGTCGCAAACGGAGGTAGGGCTGGACATTCGCTTCCTGAACAACCGACTGGCGCTGGATGCGGCTTACTTCATCAGCAACGACGGGCCTCGTATCTTCACGCTACCCTCTTCGGAATCAACGGGATACACAGGCCGACTGGTGAATGGAATCATGACGCAGAAAAAAGGCGGAGAAATCTCGCTGACAGGCCAGGCGATTCGTTCGCCTAAAGGCTTCAACTGGGACGTGGTTGCCAACTACTCGACCTATACCGAACGGCTGAAGGAAGTGTATCCCGAAGGCGGTATCAATACCCTGGCTTCCAACTATTTTGTGGGTAGTAGCAGTAGTTCACGCTTTATCAACATTGGCGATCGGACCGATGGGTTCTATGCGGGTTCGTTCATCCGTACGCCCGACGGGCAGTTGATCAACGATGCGGGTGGACGGCCGATCGTCAATCCGGTGGCTCAGTTCCTGGGGTATGTGAATCCGAAGTTTGTGTGGGGACTCAATAACCGCTTCAGTTATAAAAACATCAACTTCAGCTTCCAGTTCGATGGTCGCGTGGGGGGGATCATTGGCGATTATGTCCGGCAGAAAACCTTCCAGGGAGGTCGTAACATCGAAACCATTCAGGGAGCCTATGGCGAAGCCCGTAAGAATGATGTACAGGCTGTCAAATCGTATGTGGGTGAAGGTGTAGTGCTGACGAGTGGCTCAATAAACTACGACGTAAACGGGAACATCCTCAACTACGGCGAATTGAAATACGCACCCAACACGACCAAAACGTATGCACAGGACTACATCGCCCGGGTATATGGGCAGGCGGAGTCCTTCCTGATGGATCGGAGTTATGCCAAATTGCGCGAGGTAATCATTGGTTACACGCTGCCACAGACTGCCCTGCGTCGGCTGGGAGTAAAACAGGCGAGTGTGTCGGTGGTTGGTCGTAACCTGCTGTATTTCGCCAAATACAAAGACATCGACCTCGACCAGTATCTGACAGGTGGTATCTCAGGTCTGCAAACCCCAACCACCCGGCGGTATGGTATCAATCTGAATCTGGTATTTTAAAAACGTCTTACCCCTAAATCCCTTAAAGGGGACTCTGCTTCCACTCGGATTTAAGTCACTTTAGGGGATTTAGGGGTAAACCGATTATCGACTTTACAATTATGAAAATTCATAAACACATACTCCTTCCGGTTTTGGCGCTGGGCTTGATGCTGACCAGTTGCGAGAAACCTTTCGATCAACTCGAACAGGACCCTAACCGGCCTACGAGCGCACCCGCATCGCTGGTATTCAATGGCGTACTGAACGACATGTACAGCATTGCGGGTGGTGGTGCCTGGAACGACTCCCAGCGATACAACCAGTTCTACGCCAGTAACTACAACTACTACGCCACCAACGAATACTCCTGGACATCGACCGGGCTGTATTACACGACGCTGAAAAATGTGGTAAAAATGGAGCAGGAGGCTAAAAAAGCGGGCCTTCCCGATATGAATGCCTATTCGGCTCTTGGTAAATTTTTCCGGGCTTATTTTTTC
This window of the Spirosoma aerolatum genome carries:
- a CDS encoding TIGR03364 family FAD-dependent oxidoreductase; its protein translation is MPTYDLIIVGAGALGTFHAYHAAKSGLRVLLLEKDRYPIQATVRNFGQVVPSGLAGRWFDYGRRSLEIYQRIQQETDLTVRANGTIYIASDNDEWTLVNELCGRYQQIGYPCSLLTKAECLDKYPTLQPDYVVGGLFFPGEMSVEPEQMIHRLIAYVQEKHGVDYRPGSAVIDVQPDGGGATVTLSNRQRFQGNRVLICGGHEVRLLYSEILAKAGLVVSKLQMLLAEPVAGLQLPGNILTGLTIRRYESFQECPSYVAIKTPDSLAELKKWGIHILFKQAADGSIIVGDSHEYANATQAEDLGYHTQDYINDLMLAEARRIVSFPIAIKKTWAGFYSQTPAEIFEYDVDPTIRIVTGIGGKGMSSGAGYAEESIRQWLGVYV
- a CDS encoding SusC/RagA family TonB-linked outer membrane protein, whose translation is MKLLLLSSTSLTGSLRRLLVTFLVSAVPILSVWAQTVSGRVTSADDNQPLPGVSIVVKGSSTGTTSRADGTYSLNVPVNGTLTFSFIGYQTQELAVGNRSTIDVAMAVGTATLSEIVVTALGIKKDIRQTGVAIQSVDGAQLLKAREPNPINSLTGKVAGLTIGASSELLGRPNISLRGNSDVLFVVDGIPITSDTWNISADDIDTYTVLKGASASALYGFRGKNGAILITTKRGTKDKRGFSVEVNTSQMFDQGFIAIPKVQDEYGPGDHGVYAFGDGKGNGLNDGDYDIWGPALNGQLIPQYDSPVVPGQTFTTKFPNGATFTSDRQPTPFTPRGKDNLRRFIQTGILSNNNVAVAATGEKYDMRFSLSYNYQRGLVPNTKLNVANFNITGGYNFSPKLRFETSLNYNRQFTPNFPDVNYGPNSLIYNIIAWGGADWNIDDMKQIWQPGKEGTQQIYAEYQRYNNPWFLAKYWLRGHYNNNVYGYASLRYQLTDGLQLTAKTQLTTYNLLRTEKFPYSATTYGREEARGDYREDRRALFDNINQVLLQYNKKVTPDLTVNALAGGEARVFNYNSDFASTNYLNVPGVYNFANSSNALIANNFQADMRVLSAYYSADFTFRDYVTLTTTGRMDKLSTLPKGNNAYFYPSVALSTVLSDYINLPTNLGISFLKLRASYANVKDGLTQSTIGTTPGASYPLGYGVDYSSSYGGPTYQNSAVYSLPLVYNNKPAAYYTNTLNNPNLKPNSTSQTEVGLDIRFLNNRLALDAAYFISNDGPRIFTLPSSESTGYTGRLVNGIMTQKKGGEISLTGQAIRSPKGFNWDVVANYSTYTERLKEVYPEGGINTLASNYFVGSSSSSRFINIGDRTDGFYAGSFIRTPDGQLINDAGGRPIVNPVAQFLGYVNPKFVWGLNNRFSYKNINFSFQFDGRVGGIIGDYVRQKTFQGGRNIETIQGAYGEARKNDVQAVKSYVGEGVVLTSGSINYDVNGNILNYGELKYAPNTTKTYAQDYIARVYGQAESFLMDRSYAKLREVIIGYTLPQTALRRLGVKQASVSVVGRNLLYFAKYKDIDLDQYLTGGISGLQTPTTRRYGINLNLVF